TGGAGCTCCCTCCCAAGCGCCGGGGATCGTCCACGAAGGTGACAAGGCCGCAGGCCACTCGCTTGCCTATTTTGCCGGCCAAAAGGGATTTGCCGCGCTGGACTTGATCCGCGCAAAGAAGCCCCGCCACGAGATCCAGTATCTCGCCGGCCACCCAGGGGTCGAAGACCACGGAACGCCGGCCGGTGGGAAGCTTGCGCGCGCCCAACAGAGCGGCGCTCCGCCAAGCGCCCTCCTTGGCCGTTTTCCTAAAATCGAGATCCTTGCTATGGCGGGCCGACTGGTAGGCCGACCCCACCTGGGAGTCCTCCCCCTCCTTGGCTAAGGCCGAGAAGCCCACGCTCGCCGATCCCCCTCTTTCCAGAGCGGCGACGCCGCAGCTGTTAAGAATGGAGACCTCGCCCCGCGATTCGCCGTAGCCCAGGCGCAGGACCGAATTGATCCTCTTGTCGAAGGCCAGTATCTCGGACTGCATGGCCTCAAGCTGCGGCAAGACCTTCTCCCAATGAGCCGTAAAGAGGGATTCGTCCCATAAGGAAGCCTCGAGAGCCGTATCCGCAAGCGACGGGGCCGCCTCCGGGAACACCTTGTCGGGATCAGTTTCGAGGTGGGGCATTTGCTCCATGACGCGGGAAAGAAGCCCCCTGGCGGTCTCCACGCTGGCGCCTCCCGCGCAGGCGAATCCCATTTTGCCCCCCGCCAGGACGCGCAGGCCCAGGCCCTCGCTCGAGGACTGATGAGCCCCCTCCAGGCGCCCCTGACGAAGCTCAATGCCTCGCTCCTCGGCGCGGGAAAGATACAATTCCGCCTCCGCGCCGGGCTCAAGGTGAGACTCGACCCAGGAGAATATCTCCCGGCCCAGCTCGAGGAAGCTCATCTCCCGAGAGCGCTCAATCCCATGTAGAGCAGAAGGAATCCGATCAAGAGAAAAAAGGCCCCCCATTTCCTGCGCTCGAGCGCTATGTAGGCGTCATTGAGAAGGTACTCGCGCAGGAAGGTGTTCATTCTCTCGATAAGGTCGGGTCTGTACAAGTAGCCAAGGCCCAGGAGGAAAGAGGCCGTCCCGAGGCTGATTTTAAGCAGAGGATCCATGGTGTTCTCGATTGAACTCGCTCATCGCCGCCGGAAGGCCATCCCGGGCCGCCCGTTGCGCGGCGCTCGCGGCTGATTCTAGCACACTCGAGAGCTCCCTTTCCTGAAGGGGCGTGAACGGCGCCAAAACATAATCCGCGGAATCCACACCTGCCGGCTGGGGGCCGACGCCGATGCGCAGGCGCGCGATTTCCTGGGTCCCCAAGGCTTCGATGATGGACTGCATGCCCTTCTGGCCCCCGGCCGAGCCCTGGGGCCTCAGACGCAGCCTCCCCAGCGGCAGGGCCACGTCGTCGAAGCAGACCAGGATGCGGTTCGTCTCGATTTTGTGGTAATGGGCGAAAGCGGCCACGAAGCGCCCGGATTCGTTCATGTAGGTAAGGGGCTTGGCCAAAATCAGCGGGGAGAGGTGGGAGAACTCCCCCAGGCCCTTGAAATCCTTCCAAGAGGCCTCCGGCCCGGCCAGGAAATCGACCAGTCTGAAGCCCGCGTTGTGGCGGGTTCGAGCGTAGCGCGGACCCGGATTGCCGAGCCCTACGATGAGGCGCAGACCAGCCGCCGTTATTTAGCTCCCTCTTTCTTGGCCGGCTCCTTGCCCTTCTCGGGAGCCGCGGACGCGGCGGCCTTGGGCAAGGGTTTGCCTTCCTCGTCCTTTTTGCCCTTGGTGGCGCTGAGCTCGGGCTC
The window above is part of the Elusimicrobiota bacterium genome. Proteins encoded here:
- a CDS encoding TldD/PmbA family protein, with amino-acid sequence MSFLELGREIFSWVESHLEPGAEAELYLSRAEERGIELRQGRLEGAHQSSSEGLGLRVLAGGKMGFACAGGASVETARGLLSRVMEQMPHLETDPDKVFPEAAPSLADTALEASLWDESLFTAHWEKVLPQLEAMQSEILAFDKRINSVLRLGYGESRGEVSILNSCGVAALERGGSASVGFSALAKEGEDSQVGSAYQSARHSKDLDFRKTAKEGAWRSAALLGARKLPTGRRSVVFDPWVAGEILDLVAGLLCADQVQRGKSLLAGKIGKRVACGLVTFVDDPRRLGGSSSSLYDDEGCPTARKIMIDRGMLQDYFYDSYTAHKEGRRGNASAGRGSYKGLPGPSSTNFYLAPGSVSREQIISDTKDGILVLDVMGMHMADPISGEFSVGVSGISIERGRLGSPVKSAMISGNLLEILGGIDAVGNDLAFYGSLGSPTFRVAGMSVA
- a CDS encoding aminoacyl-tRNA hydrolase, coding for MRLIVGLGNPGPRYARTRHNAGFRLVDFLAGPEASWKDFKGLGEFSHLSPLILAKPLTYMNESGRFVAAFAHYHKIETNRILVCFDDVALPLGRLRLRPQGSAGGQKGMQSIIEALGTQEIARLRIGVGPQPAGVDSADYVLAPFTPLQERELSSVLESAASAAQRAARDGLPAAMSEFNREHHGSSA